From Brevibacillus marinus, a single genomic window includes:
- the fabI gene encoding enoyl-ACP reductase FabI has protein sequence MNNLMQGKNILIMGVANHRSIAWGIAQSLARAGANLIFTYQGERLRDNVAELAATLEQPEQILIPCDVTKDEDIAAAFAAIKEKVGVLHGLAHCIAFAKTEELEGEFVNTSRDGYALAQDISAYSLVAVAREARPLMTEGGSIVTLTYLGGERVVPNYNVMGVAKAALDACVRYLANDLGKDQIRVNAISAGPIRTLAAKGVRNFNSMLKEIEEKAPLRRTVDQTEVGDTALFLLSHLSRGITGEIIHVDAGYNIMGR, from the coding sequence ATGAATAACTTAATGCAAGGAAAAAACATTTTGATCATGGGGGTGGCCAACCATCGCAGCATCGCCTGGGGGATCGCCCAATCACTGGCGAGAGCGGGAGCCAACCTGATTTTCACCTATCAAGGGGAGCGGCTGCGCGACAATGTCGCGGAACTGGCGGCAACCCTGGAGCAGCCGGAGCAAATCCTGATTCCTTGTGATGTGACCAAGGACGAGGATATTGCCGCGGCATTTGCCGCGATCAAGGAAAAAGTGGGGGTGCTGCACGGCCTGGCTCACTGCATTGCCTTCGCCAAGACGGAAGAGCTGGAGGGAGAATTCGTCAACACCTCACGCGACGGATACGCATTGGCGCAGGACATCAGCGCCTATTCACTGGTGGCGGTTGCCCGGGAAGCCCGGCCGCTGATGACCGAGGGCGGCAGCATCGTCACCCTCACCTACCTGGGGGGCGAACGCGTCGTGCCCAACTACAACGTGATGGGTGTGGCCAAGGCGGCGCTTGACGCTTGTGTGCGCTACCTGGCCAACGATTTGGGGAAAGACCAGATCCGGGTCAACGCGATTTCCGCCGGGCCGATTCGCACACTGGCGGCCAAAGGCGTGCGCAACTTTAACAGCATGCTGAAGGAAATTGAGGAAAAAGCGCCGCTGCGCCGCACGGTCGATCAGACCGAAGTGGGCGATACCGCGCTCTTCTTGCTCAGTCATCTGTCGCGGGGCATCACCGGCGAGATTATCCATGTCGATGCCGGTTACAACATCATGGGCCGGTAA
- a CDS encoding TerC family protein, whose product MFEWEFLSGLLLIIAIDIVLGGDNAVVIAMASRKLPADQKKKAIVWGTAAAIVVRVLATLVAAKLLEIPYLYLIGGLLLVWISFKLLVDEDEKKEVKAGDNLLQAIRTIVVADILMGLDNVLAIAGAAKGDLILIIIGLLISVPIMIWGSHLILRAMERFPWIVYAGAGILAWTAAQMIVHEQIVHDFLGSQWLIYGFNLLVVAAVVVSGYLYRNRSQGSEAKQELPAKSAQDEIGLEQ is encoded by the coding sequence TTGTTCGAATGGGAGTTTCTGAGTGGGCTGCTGTTGATCATTGCAATCGACATTGTGCTCGGCGGAGATAATGCCGTCGTGATTGCGATGGCCAGCCGCAAGCTGCCGGCCGACCAGAAGAAAAAAGCCATCGTGTGGGGGACTGCTGCCGCCATTGTGGTTCGCGTATTGGCCACGCTGGTTGCGGCGAAACTGTTGGAAATCCCCTATCTCTATCTGATCGGCGGTCTCTTGCTCGTCTGGATTTCCTTCAAGCTGCTGGTGGACGAAGACGAGAAGAAGGAGGTCAAGGCCGGGGATAACCTGCTCCAGGCGATCCGGACGATCGTCGTGGCCGATATTCTGATGGGGCTGGACAACGTGCTGGCGATTGCCGGTGCGGCAAAGGGAGACCTCATCCTGATCATTATCGGTCTCTTGATCAGCGTCCCGATCATGATCTGGGGCAGCCACCTGATCTTGCGCGCGATGGAACGCTTCCCGTGGATCGTCTACGCGGGGGCGGGGATACTCGCCTGGACGGCCGCCCAGATGATTGTGCACGAGCAGATCGTCCACGATTTCCTGGGCTCGCAGTGGTTGATCTACGGCTTTAACCTGCTGGTCGTAGCCGCTGTTGTGGTGAGCGGTTATCTCTACCGCAACCGCAGTCAAGGTAGCGAGGCGAAGCAGGAGCTGCCAGCCAAATCAGCGCAGGATGAGATCGGATTGGAACAGTGA
- a CDS encoding ADP-heptose synthase: protein MAKTFILEAVMLAVYGELLAPPAPVEYKIPLSTIYELEEILQRPEPIMLDQGEDEHVRKIIAQMIQYFDDPFIRKKLQKGLVAPWSTVSLPYNEEVTITVVKAEDTAYWGEAFDPVETELLLSAMRWEVPLLTDQIDLQNRMIEHQVPVQFYDIEDFTFAVEEGISLEDLRG, encoded by the coding sequence TTGGCAAAAACATTCATCCTGGAGGCGGTCATGCTGGCCGTGTACGGAGAGCTCTTGGCGCCGCCCGCACCGGTCGAATACAAGATACCTCTCTCCACGATATACGAATTGGAAGAGATTCTGCAACGTCCTGAACCGATCATGCTGGACCAAGGAGAGGATGAACACGTTCGCAAGATCATCGCGCAGATGATCCAGTACTTCGACGATCCCTTTATCCGCAAAAAATTGCAAAAGGGATTGGTGGCTCCCTGGTCAACCGTCTCCCTGCCGTACAATGAAGAGGTAACCATTACGGTGGTAAAAGCGGAAGACACAGCGTACTGGGGCGAGGCATTTGACCCGGTGGAAACGGAGCTCTTACTCTCGGCCATGCGTTGGGAAGTGCCGCTGTTGACCGATCAGATCGACCTGCAAAATCGGATGATCGAGCATCAGGTACCGGTACAGTTTTACGACATAGAAGATTTCACCTTTGCGGTCGAAGAAGGGATCTCGCTCGAAGATCTGCGCGGGTAG
- a CDS encoding MerR family transcriptional regulator codes for MSREVQVWMSSKEVAERLGLHVRTLRNWLEMFVPVDERQKNAQGHYLISEQGYLLLKEVKERKDAGNASLLDIRQQLIAEGRLSPDALLLAEAAAGGTATPQAEANHPALLHAFREVELAVQETLCQFQQELAQLATLQKTQTTILEKIAEIEERQESLRLELRRVTFEMDLLQQRLTKRKHRQDRYQSRFSLNPLRWFAGDERATP; via the coding sequence ATGAGTCGGGAAGTACAGGTCTGGATGTCCTCGAAAGAAGTGGCGGAGCGCTTGGGCCTTCACGTCCGCACCCTCCGCAACTGGTTGGAGATGTTTGTCCCGGTAGATGAACGGCAAAAAAATGCGCAGGGACACTATTTGATCAGCGAACAGGGGTACCTCTTGCTGAAGGAAGTAAAAGAGCGAAAGGATGCCGGAAACGCCTCCTTGCTGGACATCAGACAGCAGCTGATTGCGGAGGGGCGGCTTTCCCCGGACGCGCTTCTGCTTGCGGAGGCGGCGGCGGGCGGCACAGCGACGCCGCAGGCGGAAGCGAATCACCCCGCGCTGTTGCATGCGTTTCGGGAAGTGGAACTGGCTGTGCAAGAGACGCTCTGCCAGTTTCAACAGGAGCTGGCTCAACTCGCCACGCTGCAAAAGACCCAGACAACCATTCTGGAAAAAATTGCGGAGATTGAAGAAAGGCAGGAATCGCTGCGCCTGGAACTGCGCCGTGTGACATTCGAAATGGATTTGCTGCAGCAGCGGTTGACGAAACGCAAACATCGGCAGGATCGGTACCAATCCCGTTTCTCACTGAACCCGCTGCGCTGGTTCGCCGGCGATGAAAGGGCCACGCCGTAG
- a CDS encoding AzlC family ABC transporter permease: protein MNAANKTGPTFRQGLIDALPITLSFILFGGIFGTLSMQVGLSPWQSAAMSLIVYAGSAQFTALSMLAEQASWWAIVLATFLLNSRHLLMGLSLSPYYQHLSTKQVNLLAFFLSDEQYAITLNRFQRQGSDIRYIVAVSLMLYAGWNVGTLLGTIAGRWIPDPAALGLGFSFTAMFLALAYYQLTSALRIFTFVFCGAAAVGLALILPDGLHLLAAGVISFLIGYLFPQAEPDTAGTNRQAQGEEGIA from the coding sequence GTGAATGCAGCGAACAAAACCGGTCCAACCTTTCGGCAAGGCCTGATCGATGCGCTGCCGATTACGCTGAGCTTTATCTTGTTCGGCGGAATCTTCGGCACGCTCAGCATGCAGGTGGGTCTTTCCCCCTGGCAGAGCGCGGCGATGTCGCTCATCGTCTATGCCGGTTCCGCCCAGTTCACCGCCCTCTCCATGTTGGCGGAGCAAGCAAGCTGGTGGGCAATCGTCCTGGCCACGTTTCTGCTCAATTCCCGCCACTTGCTGATGGGACTCTCGCTGTCCCCCTATTACCAGCATCTCTCCACAAAACAGGTCAATCTGCTGGCGTTTTTTCTGAGCGACGAGCAGTACGCGATTACGCTCAACCGCTTCCAGCGGCAAGGAAGCGACATTCGCTATATCGTCGCCGTCAGCCTGATGCTCTATGCCGGCTGGAACGTGGGGACCCTGCTGGGAACGATTGCCGGCCGCTGGATTCCCGATCCGGCCGCGCTGGGGCTCGGCTTCAGTTTTACCGCAATGTTTCTCGCACTCGCCTACTATCAGCTGACATCGGCTTTGCGCATCTTCACCTTCGTCTTCTGCGGCGCAGCGGCGGTTGGACTGGCGCTGATCCTGCCAGACGGGCTGCACCTGCTGGCAGCGGGCGTGATTTCCTTTTTGATCGGTTACCTTTTTCCTCAGGCAGAACCGGACACTGCGGGTACCAACCGGCAGGCGCAGGGAGAGGAGGGGATCGCATGA
- a CDS encoding AzlD domain-containing protein — protein sequence MTAGETLLLYLAMAAVTYLSRRVFLRLPGRYFSARLKSGLSFIPVGIFAALIFPSLFLVDGRFVSQPLYLAASVLCLVLMAISRNVFVSFGISLLLVVLVSIDLLPVPW from the coding sequence ATGACGGCGGGAGAGACGCTGCTCTTGTACCTGGCAATGGCAGCCGTAACCTATCTGAGCCGCCGCGTTTTTCTCCGGCTGCCGGGCCGCTATTTCTCCGCGCGGCTGAAAAGCGGCTTGTCGTTTATCCCCGTTGGCATTTTTGCGGCCCTGATTTTCCCCTCGTTGTTTCTCGTTGACGGGCGGTTCGTCAGCCAGCCGCTCTACCTGGCGGCCAGTGTGCTCTGTCTGGTTTTGATGGCGATCAGCCGCAACGTGTTTGTCAGCTTTGGAATCAGTCTCTTGTTGGTTGTGCTTGTCTCAATCGACCTGTTACCCGTGCCGTGGTGA
- the thpR gene encoding RNA 2',3'-cyclic phosphodiesterase, with translation MRLFVAIDIPREAAGYLESVQRMVKGELAAKRWQPWKNLHLTLHFLGEVSEASVPELVADMEQVGSLVAPFRLALGRFGVFPQPDRPHVLWLGVAEQGQGQALQRIHHLLGQRLARHGWLTLDKRPYKPHITLARGPFRGTLPVPLTDWDARFLGTTPPSWSVQAIHLYRSQLLPQGAVHTLLHSAPLTGGPSASGEQKA, from the coding sequence ATGCGTCTGTTTGTGGCGATCGACATACCGCGCGAGGCGGCTGGTTACCTGGAAAGCGTGCAGCGGATGGTAAAGGGGGAGCTTGCGGCAAAGCGCTGGCAGCCGTGGAAAAACCTGCACCTGACGCTGCATTTTCTCGGGGAAGTGAGCGAGGCGTCGGTACCGGAACTGGTAGCGGACATGGAGCAGGTGGGTTCGCTCGTCGCTCCGTTTCGCCTGGCGCTCGGCCGGTTCGGCGTGTTTCCCCAGCCGGACCGGCCGCACGTCTTGTGGCTGGGGGTGGCGGAGCAGGGGCAGGGGCAGGCGCTGCAGCGGATCCATCACCTGCTCGGCCAGCGGTTGGCGCGGCATGGCTGGCTGACGCTGGACAAGCGCCCGTACAAGCCGCACATCACGTTGGCCAGAGGCCCCTTTCGCGGAACCCTGCCGGTGCCGCTGACCGACTGGGATGCGCGCTTTCTCGGGACCACGCCGCCGTCCTGGAGCGTGCAGGCGATCCACCTGTACCGTTCGCAACTGCTGCCGCAGGGGGCGGTTCATACCCTGCTTCACTCCGCGCCGTTGACCGGCGGCCCCTCCGCGAGCGGTGAGCAAAAGGCGTAA
- the surE gene encoding 5'/3'-nucleotidase SurE, protein MLRILVSNDDGINARGIRLLVETILTLPEVEVFVVAPADEKSGVGHSITYRSALSPTPHPFYGLPVQAWQVNGTPADCIKSAYHLLFADQKKPDLVLSGINVGNNLGRDVYYSGTCSAAREAVILGIPAVALSYDNFFHQAEFGEAGAIVQPLLQHFVEQVKQHQLPLEVFWNVNIPHRKRSEIKGYAPAILSLYHYEDLYQREAEGYWLRRQYKDADGDERDDYHLLTNGYVTVTPIHIDSTDRRLLDEMARWPLMTGWSGEEKEEKKG, encoded by the coding sequence ATGCTGCGTATCCTGGTATCAAATGACGACGGAATCAACGCGCGCGGGATTCGCCTGCTTGTGGAGACGATCCTGACACTTCCCGAGGTGGAGGTGTTTGTCGTCGCGCCTGCCGATGAAAAAAGCGGTGTCGGGCACAGCATCACCTACCGTTCGGCGTTGTCGCCGACGCCTCATCCGTTTTACGGGCTGCCGGTGCAGGCCTGGCAGGTGAACGGCACGCCGGCAGACTGCATCAAATCGGCTTACCATCTGTTGTTCGCCGACCAGAAGAAGCCCGATCTGGTCCTGTCCGGGATTAACGTCGGCAACAACCTGGGGCGCGACGTGTATTACTCCGGAACCTGCAGCGCCGCGCGGGAGGCGGTGATTCTGGGTATCCCGGCTGTCGCCCTGTCTTATGACAACTTCTTTCATCAGGCGGAGTTCGGCGAGGCCGGGGCGATTGTGCAGCCGCTGCTGCAGCATTTTGTGGAACAGGTGAAGCAGCATCAGTTGCCGTTGGAAGTGTTTTGGAATGTGAATATTCCGCACCGCAAGCGCTCGGAAATCAAAGGGTACGCTCCGGCCATTCTCTCGCTCTACCACTACGAAGACCTGTATCAGCGGGAAGCAGAGGGGTATTGGCTGAGGCGGCAGTACAAGGACGCGGACGGGGACGAACGCGACGATTACCATCTCTTGACAAACGGCTATGTTACGGTTACGCCGATCCACATCGATTCGACGGATCGCCGTTTGTTGGACGAGATGGCCCGCTGGCCGTTGATGACCGGCTGGTCGGGGGAAGAAAAGGAAGAGAAAAAAGGATGA
- a CDS encoding Lin0512 family protein — MEKVMFIQIGMGVDLHGQDVTKAAVRAVQNAIHHNSMPGLRSVLPEHSLHNMKVNVRLAVPADKEQLDLAAVRAELPYGQVTFEVIDGGMLTTSGVVLPDKGDQNDLIYVVIASVEVGY; from the coding sequence ATGGAAAAGGTGATGTTTATTCAAATCGGAATGGGCGTGGACCTGCACGGGCAAGACGTGACAAAAGCGGCGGTGCGGGCCGTGCAAAACGCGATTCACCATAACTCCATGCCCGGCTTGCGCTCTGTTCTGCCCGAGCACAGCCTGCACAACATGAAAGTGAATGTGCGGCTGGCCGTTCCCGCCGACAAGGAACAGCTGGACCTGGCTGCCGTGCGGGCGGAACTGCCCTACGGCCAGGTAACGTTTGAGGTGATCGACGGTGGCATGCTGACCACCAGCGGGGTGGTGCTGCCGGACAAAGGCGATCAAAACGACCTGATCTACGTCGTCATCGCATCGGTTGAGGTTGGTTACTAA
- a CDS encoding FHA domain-containing protein: MEKGVYLVIEKGDPGQEGSVIQLTQQEYLIGRRWQNNQPDIAFSSQVISRRHAVISRQGHEFRIVDLRSKHGTEVNGVPLADAPRLLQDGDRITLAKGAVVLSFNNLLSAPAGDLGITQELKLPPAAVEPGSSAGLVIHLERREILLDGQTLLMSGKDMELLLLLYQRVNQAVGYEEIKRRIWPERITESNGQVPDVGRDEISALVYRLRQKLGRYGERIRTIPRYGYMLDL; this comes from the coding sequence ATGGAAAAGGGAGTCTATCTGGTGATCGAAAAAGGCGACCCGGGACAGGAGGGCAGCGTCATCCAGCTGACGCAGCAAGAGTACCTGATCGGGAGACGCTGGCAGAACAACCAACCGGACATCGCCTTCAGCAGCCAGGTTATTTCCAGACGGCACGCAGTGATCAGCCGACAGGGGCATGAGTTTCGGATCGTCGATCTGCGCAGCAAGCACGGCACGGAAGTAAACGGCGTGCCTTTGGCTGACGCCCCCCGCCTCCTGCAGGATGGCGACCGGATCACGCTGGCCAAGGGAGCGGTGGTGCTCTCTTTCAACAATCTTCTCAGCGCGCCTGCCGGCGACTTGGGCATTACGCAAGAATTGAAGCTGCCGCCGGCCGCCGTGGAACCGGGATCGTCTGCGGGGTTGGTGATTCATCTGGAACGGCGGGAGATTCTGCTGGACGGGCAAACCCTCTTGATGTCGGGAAAAGACATGGAACTGCTGCTCCTGCTGTACCAGCGGGTCAATCAGGCGGTCGGCTACGAAGAGATCAAACGGCGAATCTGGCCGGAACGGATCACGGAGTCCAACGGCCAGGTCCCCGACGTCGGGCGCGATGAGATTAGCGCGCTGGTCTACCGTCTGCGCCAAAAACTGGGCCGCTACGGCGAGCGAATCAGGACGATTCCGAGGTACGGCTATATGCTGGATTTGTAA
- a CDS encoding chemotaxis protein CheW, translating to MALNNPMARTNGEGEEQVQTILFQMGDEHYGLPTMLVKEIIKPLPITRFPKSPPYVEGIIDLRGKILSIVNLRKMFGLEPLPLTEASRFIDVELEGLRTGIVVDAVSEVVQIPLSLIEPAPPIVAGIEGRYLRGVARLHDRLVLLLDLDEIFAQWKHK from the coding sequence ATGGCGTTAAACAACCCGATGGCGCGGACGAATGGAGAAGGAGAGGAACAAGTACAGACGATCCTCTTTCAAATGGGGGACGAGCACTACGGTCTGCCGACAATGCTGGTGAAGGAGATCATCAAACCACTGCCGATCACCCGCTTTCCCAAATCTCCGCCTTACGTGGAAGGCATCATTGATCTGCGCGGAAAAATTCTTTCGATTGTCAATCTGCGCAAAATGTTCGGGCTGGAGCCGCTGCCGCTGACGGAAGCGAGCCGCTTTATCGACGTCGAACTGGAAGGCCTTCGCACGGGGATTGTGGTCGATGCGGTATCGGAAGTCGTGCAGATTCCGCTCAGCCTGATCGAACCCGCTCCCCCGATCGTCGCCGGAATCGAAGGTCGTTACCTGCGGGGAGTTGCCCGCTTGCACGACAGGCTTGTCCTGCTGCTTGACCTGGATGAAATTTTTGCACAGTGGAAACATAAATAG
- a CDS encoding ZIP family metal transporter — protein sequence MDFRGAGENCRNGRAGKPLACAACRAQSTRRLPRRREPRWILHILAAAPAYNDKEVVRKNPEEKGLAMGSFSLSTTFLLLLVSLAGWAGGLLVLLRASWSQRCLYAWVSGGAGLLTALTILELLPRSMAHGHTSYMAVVLAGFLLFFGTDALFQHGKRQEVPIAGLVTGLLIHSLLEGMSLAASFHLDRSLGLALLVAMLLHKLPDGITIASLLLISGNRRKALAGSGGLGLATLAGGWSMLAAGEWLTAERLQLVFALTTGFFLYLALCHLVPFVLKSKETRFQLSFLAGILLYLLLLLVFPLHPHV from the coding sequence ATGGATTTTCGCGGGGCAGGGGAAAATTGTCGAAATGGACGGGCGGGCAAGCCGCTGGCTTGCGCTGCCTGCCGCGCGCAGTCGACCCGCCGCCTGCCACGGCGGCGGGAACCGCGGTGGATTCTGCACATATTGGCAGCGGCGCCAGCGTACAATGACAAGGAAGTTGTCCGCAAAAATCCGGAAGAAAAGGGGCTTGCGATGGGGTCCTTCAGCCTTTCCACGACCTTCTTGCTGCTGCTCGTTTCCCTGGCCGGTTGGGCAGGCGGGCTGCTGGTGCTGCTTCGCGCCAGCTGGTCGCAGCGCTGCCTGTATGCATGGGTGAGCGGCGGGGCGGGGCTGTTAACCGCCCTGACCATCCTGGAACTGCTGCCCCGCAGCATGGCGCACGGACATACCTCGTACATGGCGGTCGTGCTGGCCGGCTTTCTGCTGTTTTTCGGCACGGATGCCTTGTTTCAGCACGGCAAAAGGCAGGAGGTGCCCATCGCCGGGCTGGTCACGGGATTGTTGATCCATTCCCTGCTGGAGGGGATGTCGCTGGCCGCCAGCTTTCACCTCGATCGCTCGCTGGGCCTGGCCTTGTTGGTGGCGATGCTTTTGCACAAACTGCCGGATGGCATCACGATCGCGTCGCTGCTGCTTATCTCCGGCAACAGGCGCAAAGCGTTGGCCGGCAGCGGGGGGCTGGGCCTGGCCACCCTTGCCGGCGGCTGGAGCATGCTTGCCGCGGGGGAATGGCTGACTGCCGAGCGGCTGCAGCTCGTCTTCGCCTTGACAACCGGCTTCTTTCTCTACCTGGCGCTGTGCCATCTGGTTCCGTTTGTCCTGAAGAGCAAAGAGACGCGCTTCCAGCTCTCCTTCCTCGCCGGCATTCTCCTGTATCTGCTGCTTTTGCTGGTCTTCCCCCTCCATCCGCATGTATAG